One window from the genome of Papaver somniferum cultivar HN1 unplaced genomic scaffold, ASM357369v1 unplaced-scaffold_84, whole genome shotgun sequence encodes:
- the LOC113345899 gene encoding uncharacterized protein LOC113345899 codes for MVELLLMARSDVCKVQDKDQRTPLHLAVMNNRVEIMEVLTEEGRPILETLLLKNAQNGETILHFCVKNNCSIETLDLLADKFDIARASDSSIIINSRDYNGKTVLQLAAETGKIEMVQYLLESRNLKREITDADFDDALNALTPKNTDKLQAMFLKYVGDSKKHKSNTFFRKVDKLKGQKERVNALLVVATLIAGIAFEAAMNPPGGVWKEDSEVKSCTEPVKFGYYLNQMYWVMENFLALKSPTQNP; via the exons ATGGTGGAATTGTTGCTGATGGCCAGATCTGATGTTTGTAAAGTTCAAGACAAGGATCAAAGAACACCTCTACATCTAGCAGTAATGAACAATCGAGTGGAGATCATGGAAGTACTAACGGAAGAAGGACGACCCATACTCGAAACACTTCTCCTAAAGAATGCTCAAAATGGTGAGACAATACTACATTTCTGTGTTAAAAATAATTGTAGTATTGAGACCCTCGACCTATTGGCAGACAAGTTTGATATTGCAAGGGCTTCAGATTCAAGTATTATTATCAACTCTAGAGATTATAATGGCAAAACAGTTCTACAACTTGCTGCGGAAACTGGAAAAATTGAG ATGGTACAATACTTACTGGAAAGTAGAAATCTGAAACGTGAAATAACTGATGCCGACTTTGATGACGCCTTGAATGCTTTAACACCAAAAAATACGGATAAGCTACAAGCCATGTTTCTTAAGTATGTTGGAGACAGTAAGAAGCATAAGAGTAATACTTTTTTTAGAAAGGTTGATAAGCTTAAAGGGCAGAAAGAGAGGGTTAATGCATTATTGGTGGTGGCCACATTGATAGCAGGAATTGCCTTTGAAGCTGCAATGAACCCACCTGGTGGAGTTTGGAAAGAAGATTCTGAAGTTAAATCTTGTACTGAGCCCGTTAAATTTGGTTATTATCTTAATCAAATGTATTGGGTTATGGAAAACTTCCTTGCCCTTAAATCTCCAACACAAAATCCATGA